AACATCGCTTCCATCCGCCGCTCGACATCGTGGACGGCGCTGCCCGCATCGTCGATCCGATCATCGACGGCATCAACACCGGCGAGCATGTGTGGGGCAAGTTCCTCAAAGACTACACGCCCACGGACTGGTAGGCCTCGGGAGCATCCAACGCCATCGGCCATTCGGCTAGATTTCCCGAATGGCCGAACCCACCCAGTCGTTTCCGATCGATCGTCCCGCCATTCCGGGATTCCGCCCCGTGCCGCACACGGGCGTCATTTACGTGATGGATCGTGCGCGCCAACTGGGCTTTCGCCCCGGCAGCACGGATTGGTGCAATCTGGGTCAGGGCCAACCGGAAACGGGCCCGCTACCGCATTCACCGCCGCGTCCGGCCGACGTGCACATCTCATCGGACGATTACGAATACGCGCCCGTGGGGGGCATGGAAGCGTTGCGACGCGCGGTCGCGAACCTGTACAACGCGCGCTATCGCGTAGGGAAAGCCTCGCAGTACGGCCCCGAGAACGTGTGCATCTGCGGTGGTGGCCGCTCGTCGCTCACGCGTGTGGTGGCGTCACTCGGCAACGTGAATCTGGGCCACGTGCTGCCCGACTACACGGCCTATGAAGAGCTGCTCGAGATCTTCGGCTCGTTCAGCGCCATTCCGCTGCTGCTTGAGCCAGAGACCGGCTACTCGCTCTCCACGCGCGATCTGCGCCGCGAGATCACGGGCCGCGGACTCGGCGCGCTGCTCATGTCGAATCCGAGTAACCCCACCGGCCGTGTGTTGCGCGGCAGTGCGTTGGCGTCGGCCGTGCACGAGGCGCGTGACCTCAAGTGCACGCTGATTCTCGACGAGTTCTACTCGCACTACCTGTGGGATGAAGCGCTCGTCTCAGGCACAACGGTGAGCGCGGCCGAGTATGTGGACGATGTGAATGTGGATCCCGTCGTGATCCTCGACGGGCTTACGAAGGGCTGGCGTTGCCCCGGCTGGCGTCTGAGCTGGATCGTCGGTCCCGCCAGTGTGATCGACGCGGCCACCAGCGCCGGCAGCTTCCTCGACGGCGGCGGCAATCGTCCGCTGCAGGATGCCGCCTGCGAACTCCTGGAGCCGGCGCGCGCGCGTCTGGAAGTGATCGCCATTCACGAAGCATTCGCGAAGAAGCGTCGCTTGCTGGTGGACGGCCTGCGCTCCGCCGGCCTCACGGTGGAGCACGAGCCCGAAGGCGGCTTCTACGTGTGGGCCAGCGTCGCCGCACTGCCGGCGCCGCTGAACGAGGGTGACGCGTTCTTCGAGGCCGCGTTGAACGAGCACGTGATCACCGTGCCGGGCAGCTTCTTCGACATCAACCCCGGTAAGCGTCGCGCCGACCACACGTCACGGTTCCGTCAGTATCTGCGCTTCTCCTTCGGTCCCGACGAAGCGAGCGTCACGACCGCCGTGGAGCGGATCAAGTCGATGGTCGCGCGCGCCGGCGACGCGTAGGCGGCAACGAACAAACAGCAAAAGGTTCACGCGAAGCACGCGAAGGGCCGCGAAGAGACGCGAAGAACAGCATTTTTGTTTTTCTTCGCGTGCCTTCGCGGCCCTTCGCGCCCTTCGCGTGAACCAGTTGTTGCGAATGCTGTTAAAAGCTCAACCCGCGCAGATACTCGAAGTTCGTCTTCGCACTCGCCAATTCATCGGCCGCCCCTTCCTGCTCGACGAAACACGGCTTCTTGGCCAGCTCCGGCACGGCGGCCAGGAACGCGCGCAGATCAAACGTGCCCGCGCCGAGCTCCGTGTCTTTGGAGCGGTCCGCCACCACGTTCTTCAGGTGGAACGACCCGATGCGGTCCTTGTAGCGGTTCAAGTAGTCCATCGGATCGCCGCCGCCCATCAGCATGTTGCCGACGTCGAGTTGGAAGCGCACGAACTTGAGCTCCGTGCGCGCCAAGAACACGTCGAGCGGAATCTCTCCCTCGACCTTTCGCAGGTGATCCGGCTCGTTGTGGAACGCCAGCCAGATGCCGGCGCGGCGGGCCTCTTCTCCTGCCGCGTTGAAACGGTCGGCCCAAATCTTCCAGGCGTTGATCGACCGCTTCGTTTCACTGGGCAGGCTCGGCACCACCAAGTACTGATGCCCGAGCGTCTTCGCCGTGCGCAGACTCTCGGACCACTCGCTGAGGAGCGTTTCCGGGGCCATGTGGGCCGAGGTGGCAGTGAGGCCTTCGGCTTTGAGCGCCGCCTTCACCTGGGCCGTCGAGCGATCGAAGTTCTTGAAGCTCCAGAGCAGCTCGACGTCGGTGTAGCCGATGGCGCGAATCGCGGCGAGCGTCTTCTCCGGGTTCTCCTTCATCGCCTTCCGTACCGCGTACAGCTCGAGGCCAATGCGGTCCAACCGAGCGGCGGGAGCCGCGGAGGCGTTACGGGCGAGGAGAGCACCAGTGCCGAGGGCACCCGCCCCAAGGGCGGCGAGGAAGGATCGACGGGGCATCGGATTCGTCATGCCTTGAGGTTACCGGCGAAAAGCTGAACGCGCGACCGTGCGGGCGCGTAAACTTTGCGAGAGTCTCTCCCACCTCCGGAGTCGAGCATGTTTGTGATGTCCCCCCGACGGGTCGCGTCCCGTCTGGCCACCGCCGCTATTTTCGCGGCACCCGCGATCCTGAACGCGCAGAATTCCAACGCCGGTTGGGATGCGCAGCAGATCCTGCGCACCGAATCGTTCGTGAAGCCGCCCGAGAATCTCGTGCGGATGATCACGACGCCGCGCGTCGATATCTCCTTCACGAATGCGAGTCCCGATCGTCGCTGGTTCCTGCGCGCGACGGGCAGCGACCGCGGCGACATCAAGGCATACGGCGCACCGCACATCTGGCTTGGTGGCGTGCAGGTCGATACGCGCGCCAATCGCGCGCGGTCGCTGACCACCAGCAATCGCAACGGCCTCACCCTCGTCGATCCGAAAACGGGCATCACGCGCGCCATCAGCGTGCCCGCCGGTGCATCGATCTCGTCACCGGTGTGGTCACCACGCGGTACGCAGGTGGCGTACATCGCGAACTTCCCGACCGGCTCGTACGTGTACGTGGCCGATGTGGCGAGCGGCAAGTCGGCGCAGCTGTCGCGTCGTGCGCTGCTGGCCACACTCGTCACCACCATCGAGTTCACCGCCGACGGTCGCTACATCGCGGCGGTGCTGGTGCCCGAGAATCGTGGCGCGGCCCCGGAGCATGGCGACGGCGGCATCGAAGACGGCCCGCAGGTGCGGCTCACCGACGCCCGCGCCGTGCCGCAGCCCGTGCATTTCAGCTTGCTGCAGGATCCGCATGACAAGGCCCAGCTCACCTATTACACCAAAGGGCAGCTCGCCCTCATCGACGTGAACAGCAAGTCGGTGCGCGCGATTGGTGCGCCGGCCACGATTCGCGATATCGACGCGTCCTCTGATGGAGCCTTCGTGCGCGTGACGCGCATGACGGAGCCGTACTCGTATCTGGTGCCGGTCTCGGCCTTCGGCTCAGTGGAAGAGCTGTGGGACGCCAGCGGAAAAGTGATCACGACGCTCGCCACGACGGCGCTGCGGGAAGGGGCACCGGCCGACAACGGCGACCCCACGGCCGCTCCCGGTGCGCCCGGTGCCGCCCGCCGCGGACTCGGCGCCGACAGCGCCAAGCGACACATCCAGTGGAATCCGATCGGCACCGGCCTGCTGTACGTGCAGACCGGCAAGATCGTGCAGTGGCGCGCGCCGTTCGGCGCCAACGACACCACGGTGCTCTATCGGGGCAGCGCGCAGTTGGGCACGGTGATGTACAGCAGTGACAGCAGCACGATGTTCGTCACCGACAGCGGAGCGACGATCGCCGTGCGCGTGAAGGACACCTCCAAGCGCTACAACCTCGGTCGCACCGTCACGCTGCCCGCCGCGATTGCTGGCTTCGGTGGCGGCGGTGGTGCCGCGCGCGGCGCCGCCGACTCCACGCAGGGCGCCGTGCTGCTGCGCACCTCCGCCGGTGGACGTCGCTACGTGATCATGTCGAAGGACGGCAAGTCGATCGCACTTTCCGGCACCCGGGCGTATGGCGCCAAGTGGGCCACGCAGGCGCCGCGTCCGTGGGTGGACAAGCTCGATATCGAGTCGAAGACCCGTACGCGCGTCATGGACAGCCCGGCGAACATGTACGAAGAGTTCGTTGCGCCGCTCGATGATGACGTCTCGCAGTTCATCGTGACGCGCGAGTCGAACACCACGATTACCGACGCCTGGCTGCGTGCGGCCGGCAGCACCGACGCCAAGAAGCTCACGACCAATCTCGACGTGGCTCCCGAAGTGACCGGTGCGCAGTTCAAGCGCCTCGAAGTCACGCGTCCGCGCGACGGCACCAAGTTCTGGGTGGAAGTGACGGTGCCGCGCGACTGGAAGCCGGGCACGAAGCTCCCCGGCGTGATCTGGTTCTATCCGCGCGAGTTCAGCAGCGCGCAGGACTACGAGCGCTCGCGCTACGTCACGAACATCAACAAGTTCCCCGAAGTGCCCTCGGCGCGTCCCGCCACCGCCACCAAGCTGTGGGTGAGTCAGGGCTACGCGTTCATCGAACCCGATATCCCGATCTTCGGCGACGCCGGCAAGATGAACGACAACTACACGCGCGACCTCAAGGAAAACCTCGACGCCGTGCTCGATGCGGTGGTCGACGCCGGCTTCGTCGATCGCGACAAGATGGGCATCGGCGGACACAGCTACGGCGCCTTCAGCACAGTCAATGCGCTCACGCTCATGCCGAACTTCAAGGCGGGCATTGCCGGCGACGGCATGTACAACCGCACGCTCACGCCGTTCGGCTTCCAGAGCGAGCGTCGCAATTTCTATCAGGCGCAGGACACGTACCTCGACATGTCGCCGTTCCTGCGGGCCGACAAGATCTCGGGCGCGCTGCTCATGTACCACGCGATCGAAGATCAGAATCAGGGCACCGATCCGATCAGCTCGCGTCGCATGTTCCTCGCCCTCCAAGGACTCGGCAAGCAGGCCGCGCTGTACATGTATCCGTACGAAGATCACAGCGTGGCTACCTATGCCAGCGACCTCGATCTGTGGGCGCGTTGGGTGGCGTGGATGGACACGTACGTGAAGAACCCGAAGCCGGCGCAAGCCAAGGCGGCGCTCGTTCCGTAAGTTTCGGTGGTGACCACGCCACCGACTCCGCACTACTTCGCCAGCGCCGCCGACTTTCGGCGCTGGCTCGAAACCCACCACGACTCGCACCGCGAGCTTGTGGTGGGTTTTCACAAGGTAGGCACCGCTACGCCGTCGATGACATGGACGGAATCGGTGCGCGAGGCCCTGTGCTTCGGCTGGATCGACGGGGTGCGACGGCGCGTCGATGACGCGCGCTATTCCATCCGTTTCACGCCACGCAAAACCGGCAGCATCTGGAGCGCCGTCAACCTGCGGCACGTCGACTCGCTGATCGCCGAGGACCGCATGCATGCCGCCGGATTGGCGGCCTATCAAGCGCGCACCGATGCAAAATCGAAGGTGTACGCGTTCGAACAATCCGAGGTCGCGTTCGCGGACGCCGATCTCGCCCAGTTCGCCGCCACGCCGCACGCGCGTGCGTTCTTCCAGGAACAGCCCGCCGGCTATCGGAAGCAGGCGACGTGGTGGGTAATCAACGCGAAGCAACCCGCCACGAGGGCCAGACGTCTGGCCCAGCTGATCGCCTGCTCAGGCAATCGAGAGCGGTTGCCGCAATACCGCCGTTAAGGACGGGTTCGCTACGATCGCTGCTTGCGCAGAAGTTTAGTCTTACCTAATTATTTGTTATGCCAATGCGATACCGGATTATTCGCTTACTCTCGATCTGCGCCGTGCCGGCGCTTGCCCTATCGGCGACGAACCTCTCGGCCCAGCGCCCGCCGGCCGACAGCACGAAGCGCGATACCACCGCCCGCGCCCTCCCCACGCTGCAGGTCACCGCCACCGCGGTGGCCACCGAAGCGCGTCGCATCGCCCAACCCACGGCCGTGCTCAGCGGCGCCGAACTCCGTCGCGCCAACTCCGCCTCGCTCGGTGAAACGCTGCAGCAGATCCCCGGCATCCGCTCGCTCTCCATGACCACGGGCATCGGGAAACCCGTGATCCGCGGGCTCACCAATAATCGCGTCGTCACGCTGGCTAACGGCCAGCGCACGGAGACCCAGCAATGGGGGCACGACCACTCTCCCAACGTGGAATCCGCCGACGCCGAGCGGCTCGAGGTCGTAAAGGGACCGGCCAGTGTACTCTACGGCTCCGACGCCCTGGGCGGCGTGGTGAACGTGGTGCGGCGCCCGCTCCCGATCGCGGAGAACGCCGAACGCGTGACGCGCGGCCGCATCGCCACGGCATGGAACAGCGCTGCGCATTCGCCATCGCTCACCCTCGTGGGCGAAGGCGCGAGCCCGCTGGGCGCGGGGTCGCTCGGGTGGCGCCTCAGCGGCACCGGACGCCGCGCCGTTGATCTGCGCACACCCGGCGGCATCGTCCCCAACACCGGCAACATGACCGGCTACACCGAAGGGGCGTTGGGTTGGCAGGGGGCACGCGCTGACGTGACCGGCACCGGCT
This region of Gemmatimonas groenlandica genomic DNA includes:
- a CDS encoding pyridoxal phosphate-dependent aminotransferase, with the protein product MAEPTQSFPIDRPAIPGFRPVPHTGVIYVMDRARQLGFRPGSTDWCNLGQGQPETGPLPHSPPRPADVHISSDDYEYAPVGGMEALRRAVANLYNARYRVGKASQYGPENVCICGGGRSSLTRVVASLGNVNLGHVLPDYTAYEELLEIFGSFSAIPLLLEPETGYSLSTRDLRREITGRGLGALLMSNPSNPTGRVLRGSALASAVHEARDLKCTLILDEFYSHYLWDEALVSGTTVSAAEYVDDVNVDPVVILDGLTKGWRCPGWRLSWIVGPASVIDAATSAGSFLDGGGNRPLQDAACELLEPARARLEVIAIHEAFAKKRRLLVDGLRSAGLTVEHEPEGGFYVWASVAALPAPLNEGDAFFEAALNEHVITVPGSFFDINPGKRRADHTSRFRQYLRFSFGPDEASVTTAVERIKSMVARAGDA
- a CDS encoding sugar phosphate isomerase/epimerase family protein, translating into MPRRSFLAALGAGALGTGALLARNASAAPAARLDRIGLELYAVRKAMKENPEKTLAAIRAIGYTDVELLWSFKNFDRSTAQVKAALKAEGLTATSAHMAPETLLSEWSESLRTAKTLGHQYLVVPSLPSETKRSINAWKIWADRFNAAGEEARRAGIWLAFHNEPDHLRKVEGEIPLDVFLARTELKFVRFQLDVGNMLMGGGDPMDYLNRYKDRIGSFHLKNVVADRSKDTELGAGTFDLRAFLAAVPELAKKPCFVEQEGAADELASAKTNFEYLRGLSF
- a CDS encoding S9 family peptidase, which codes for MFVMSPRRVASRLATAAIFAAPAILNAQNSNAGWDAQQILRTESFVKPPENLVRMITTPRVDISFTNASPDRRWFLRATGSDRGDIKAYGAPHIWLGGVQVDTRANRARSLTTSNRNGLTLVDPKTGITRAISVPAGASISSPVWSPRGTQVAYIANFPTGSYVYVADVASGKSAQLSRRALLATLVTTIEFTADGRYIAAVLVPENRGAAPEHGDGGIEDGPQVRLTDARAVPQPVHFSLLQDPHDKAQLTYYTKGQLALIDVNSKSVRAIGAPATIRDIDASSDGAFVRVTRMTEPYSYLVPVSAFGSVEELWDASGKVITTLATTALREGAPADNGDPTAAPGAPGAARRGLGADSAKRHIQWNPIGTGLLYVQTGKIVQWRAPFGANDTTVLYRGSAQLGTVMYSSDSSTMFVTDSGATIAVRVKDTSKRYNLGRTVTLPAAIAGFGGGGGAARGAADSTQGAVLLRTSAGGRRYVIMSKDGKSIALSGTRAYGAKWATQAPRPWVDKLDIESKTRTRVMDSPANMYEEFVAPLDDDVSQFIVTRESNTTITDAWLRAAGSTDAKKLTTNLDVAPEVTGAQFKRLEVTRPRDGTKFWVEVTVPRDWKPGTKLPGVIWFYPREFSSAQDYERSRYVTNINKFPEVPSARPATATKLWVSQGYAFIEPDIPIFGDAGKMNDNYTRDLKENLDAVLDAVVDAGFVDRDKMGIGGHSYGAFSTVNALTLMPNFKAGIAGDGMYNRTLTPFGFQSERRNFYQAQDTYLDMSPFLRADKISGALLMYHAIEDQNQGTDPISSRRMFLALQGLGKQAALYMYPYEDHSVATYASDLDLWARWVAWMDTYVKNPKPAQAKAALVP
- a CDS encoding YdeI/OmpD-associated family protein, producing MTTPPTPHYFASAADFRRWLETHHDSHRELVVGFHKVGTATPSMTWTESVREALCFGWIDGVRRRVDDARYSIRFTPRKTGSIWSAVNLRHVDSLIAEDRMHAAGLAAYQARTDAKSKVYAFEQSEVAFADADLAQFAATPHARAFFQEQPAGYRKQATWWVINAKQPATRARRLAQLIACSGNRERLPQYRR